A region from the Eublepharis macularius isolate TG4126 chromosome 13, MPM_Emac_v1.0, whole genome shotgun sequence genome encodes:
- the LOC129340915 gene encoding TLR adapter interacting with SLC15A4 on the lysosome-like, which produces MLAESILTGIAYKEEIYKSHKCQVLKGVGEDAWGNPHTGVNCNSRSKCEKHMAKKIQETCEIAIDKEVCLGSSAQKSSMNGYGDNPLLASQSAPLCIPRREPHCEKELDLYRSWSSQSLYQQYPDLYIGGDHIADHRCDSGCIMDQAYDDLTNGPILFSEDIPLGQSPLTEPLQKCKAAKLWTGDEVAERSITLHRQPLSNSMINNYMEKKVQELYKQFLDEKLTRCNSITHVLTSNLLCHIGEVSRQLSCEQQVEAVTARKTLFHSLAVFGLQDTSDRNSCECSTPNLQISELPCKMSHSVMQHAS; this is translated from the coding sequence ATGCTGGCAGAAAGTATCCTGACAGGCATTGCGTACAAAGAGGAAATATATAAATCCCACAAATGCCAGGTACTAAAAGGAGTTGGAGAAGATGCCTGGGGAAACCCGCACACAGGTGTAAATTGCAACAGCCGTTCAAAATGTGAGAAGCACATGGCTAAGAAGATTCAGGAAACCTGTGAAATTGCCATTGATAAAGAGGTTTGTCTGGGGAGTTCTGCACAAAAGTCATCTATGAATGGATATGGCGACAATCCTCTTTTAGCTTCTCAGTCAGCTCCTCTGTGTATACCAAGAAGGGAGCCGCACTGTGAGAAAGAGTTGGATTTGTATAGATCTTGGTCGAGCCAGAGTCTTTATCAGCAGTATCCTGATCTGTATATCGGAGGAGATCACATTGCTGACCATAGATGTGATTCAGGTTGCATAATGGACCAGGCCTATGACGACCTGACCAACGGTCCCATCTTGTTTTCAGAAGATATCCCGTTAGGCCAATCACCTCTCACAGAGCCTTTGCAGAAATGCAAGGCTGCAAAACTCTGGACAGGAGACGAAGTTGCGGAGCGGAGCATAACTCTCCACAGGCAGCCCCTTTCCAACTCCATGATCAACAACTACATGGAGAAGAAGGTTCAGGAACTATATAAACAGTTTCTGGACGAAAAGCTGACCAGGTGCAATTCTATCACACATGTCCTGACGTCAAATTTGCTTTGTCACATCGGTGAGGTGAGCCGCCAGCTATCCTGTGAACAACAGGTGGAAGCAGTGACTGCCAGAAAAACTCTCTTCCATTCTCTAGCTGTGTTTGGCTTGCAAGACACCAGCGATCGGAACAGCTGTGAATGTAGCACCCCAAACTTGCAAATCTCAGAACTGCCTTGTAAAATGAGCCACTCTGTGATGCAGCATGCATCATGA